The region GGGGGGGTGACGCGCCCGCCGGAAGCGCCGTGAGCGGCTTCCGCCGGGCGCGGCGCCGGTGTCCGGAGTCCCGTCCGCCGAAGGGGACGTGGGTCAGCACGGTGCCGTACCTGCCCCAGGGGCCGGGGGCCGGTCCGCTGTCTCGAAAGCGATCTGTTGTCATGACCCGATCAGCGGGTAATGTCCCGGGGTGCTGTCACATACGCGGAGATCCCCCGCCCGCCCGATGTCCGTCGCGGCGGCGATCCTCGCCGCCCTGGTCCTCGTCCTGCTCGCCCCGGCCGGCGCGCACGCCGGTCCGGCCCCACGGGACACCGGCAGCCAGCCGGTCGACTCCTACGCCAACGCCGTCCGCCAGTCCGTCTGGGTCACCACCGGCCTCGACGGCGACCGCGACGGCAAGCCCGACCGGGTGGCGGTGGACATCGTCCGGCCCTCGGAGCCCGCCGCGGCCGGCCAGAAGGTCCCGGTCATCATGGACGCCAGCCCCTACTACTCCTGCTGCGGCCGCGGCAACGAGAGCCAGCTCAAGACGTACGACAAGAGCGGGAACCCGGTGGGCTTCCCGCTCTACTACGACAACTACTTCGTGCCGCGCGGCTACGCCGTCGTACTCGTCGACCTCACGGGCACCGACCGCTCCGACGGCTGCGTCGACGTCGGCGGCCCCTCCGACATCGCCTCCGCCAAGGCCGTCATCGACTGGCTGAACGGCAGAACCACCGGCTACAGCACCCGCACCGGGAGTACGACCGCCGCGGCGAGCTGGGCCAACGGGTCGGTCGGCATGATCGGCAAGAGCTGGGACGGCACCATCGCCAACGGTGTCGCCGCCACGGGTGTCGACGGCCTGAGGACCGTCGTCGACATCAGCGGCATCAGCTCCTGGTACGACTACTACTTCGCGCAGGGGGCGGCGCTCTACGACGGCGGCCCCGACGCGCTCGCCTCCGAGGTCGAGAGCTCCGCCGCGCGGTCCCGCTGCTCCGCCGAGCAGCAGGCGCTGCGCACCGGGGCGCCGCGCAACGGCGACTGGACCAGCGCCTGGCAGCAGCGCGACTACTACGCCGACGCGTCCAAGGTGAAGGCCAGCGTCTTCGTCGCGCAGGGCGCGCAGGACCTCAATGTGCGCACCAAGAACTTCGGCCAGTGGTGGGACGCGCTCGCGGCCAACGGGGTGCCGCGCAAGATCTGGCTGTCGCAGACCGGCCACGTCGACCCGTTCGACTACCGGCGGTCCGCCTGGGTCGACACCTTGCACCAGTGGTTCGACTACTACCTGATGGGCGTCGACAACGGCGTCCAGAACCAGCCGATGGCCGACATCGAACGCACCCCCGACCACTGGACCACCGATCAGGCCTGGCCCCCGTCGGGTACCGCAGCGACCCGGCTCGGCCTGCTGCCGGGCACCGCGAACGGCCTCGGCACGCTGAGCGCCGCGGCCCCTCCGGCGAGCGGCACCGAGCGCTACACCGACAACCCGGCGCAGAGCGAGGACACCTGGGCGGCGCAGGCGGACCAGGCGACCGCGGCCAAGGTGTCCTTCACCACCGGCGTGCTCACCGGCGACCTGCGGCTGTCCGGCGGCGGCACGGTGACACTGACCACGACGCCGTCCACCACCAGCGCCCACCTGTCCGCGGTCCTGGTCGACCTCGGCCCGGCGACCATCCGGGACTACGAGGCCGCGGGCGAGGGCATCACCACGCAGAGCACCAGGTCCTGCTGGGGCGACAGCACGTCCGGGGACAGCGCCTGCTACCTCGACACCGCGGCGGACACCGAGACCGTCCAGCAGACGGTCTTCAGCCGCGGCTGGGCCGACCTGGGGCACTACGACCCCGCGCTGCACGGCGTCGCGCTCACCGCGGGCAAGCCGTACACCATCACCCTCCAGCTGGCCTCCTCCGACCACGTGGTCCCGGCCGGGCACCGGCTCGCGCTGATCGTCGCGGGCACCGACAACGGGCTGATCGTCGCCCCGTCCACCAAGCCGGCGATCACCATCGACCTGTCCAGGTCCAGCGCGAACCTGCCGCTGGTCGGCGGCCTCCCGGCGCTGGCGCACGCGCTGCGCGGCGGGTCCGACAGCCCTCGTGCGGCGGGCGGTCCGGCCACCGCCGCCCCGGCGGGCGGCCCGGCGGCTGCGCTGCCCGCCTCGCAGGCGGCGCGACTGCGCTGAACCCCGCCCGCAGCCGATCGAGGGTCCCGCCGGTAGACCGGCGGGACCCTCGTGTGTGCGGCAGCCGCACACACGACCGGGCGCCGCCCGCCCGAAGCGGGCCGGCCCGGTCCCGCCCGGGCTCGGCCTGAACGTTCCTTCACGGCGTGCGCCCCCGGCGCGGGGCGGATCGCGCGGCGGACGCGTGTGATACCGCGCGCCGATAAGAATGATTGCGCTCCGCAATCTTGCAACCACATACTGTGATCACCGCTGCGGATCACTGGTCCCTGGAGCGTGCTTCCCTCTGTCAAGTCGCCGCCGTTAGGAGGCATTTGATGCCCCGGTTGACGGTAGAACACGTACTGGCCGTGTCCGTCCAGCCCGTCCTGCTGCTCGCTGTTGCCAGCGTCTTCGCCCTCACCGAGTGGCGTGGATGGGAATTGGGCACAGCCACCTTCCTCTTCCAGTTCGCGGTGCTCGGTTTCCTGGCGGCGCTGGAGTTCCTGATCCCCTACGACCTGTCCTGGCGGCCGACCCGGCGCGAGTGGGGGTACTACGGCGTGTACTACGTGCTCACCGCCACCGCGGGCGCACTCGGGCAGACCGTCGTGCTGCTCGCGGTCGCCGCGATCGCGACCGCGCACCCCGTCCTCCCGCTGTGGGGCGAGATCCCCGTGGCGCTGCTGACCGGCTCGCTCGCGAGCTACGCGGTGCACCGGGCCGGGCACAGCGTCCCGTGGCTGTGGAAACTGCACGGGGTGCACCATGTGCCGGCCAAGGTCAACGTCGCCAACAACGGCGTCAACCACGTGGCCGACGTGTTCATCTCGCAAGGGTTCGTCCAACTGACGCTCGCCTTCCTCGGGTTCTCCGAGCGCGCGGTCTTCGGGGTGGGGCTGTTCGTGATCGCGCAGGGGTATTTCGTCCACGCCAACATCCGGGTGTCGCTCGGACCGCTGAATCACGTCCTCGTCGGTCCCGAGCAGCACCGGCTGCACCACAGCACCGATCTGTCCGAGGCCGGCCACTACGGATCCGACCTGTCGCTCTGGGACCGGGTGTTCGGCACCTTCACCTGGCGTCCCGGCCGCGAGCCGGTGGCGGTCGGCCTGACCGACCCCCGGTCCTTCCCGGCCTCCGGGCGCATTCTCACCACGCTCGTCCACCCCTGGCGCCGCTCGCTCGGCTGACACGTATCCGCTGTCCTCCGCGCTGTTGCCGGCTTGCTCACGTCTGCGCGGTGCGTGCCGTCCTCCGGGACGGGCGCCCGATCCGTGACCCGAGGAGTGCTCATGTCCGCATCACCCAGTGGTTCCCCCCTGCCCGCCGCCAAGGTCGCCCTCATCGGCATCGGCTGCCGCTTCCCGGGCGGTGCGAACGACCACCGCTCCTTCTGGCGCAATCTCGCCGAGGGGAGGGACTGCATCACGCCGACGCCGCCCGACCGGTACGACGTGGCGGGTCTGGGCAGCAGGGACAAGGCCAAACCGGGTCGGCTGGTGGGCGGGCGGGGCGGGTACATCGACGGGTTCGACGAGTTCGACCCGGCGTTCTTCGGCATCAGCCCCCGTGAGGCGCACGCCATGGATCCCCAGCAGCGCAAGCTTCTGGAGGTGGCCTGGGAGGCCCTGGAGGACGGCGGGCAGAAGCCGGCCGAGCTGGCCGGGCGCGATGTCGGCGTGTTCGTCGGGGCGTTCACCCTGGACTACAAGATCCTGCAGTTCTCCGATCTCCGGTTCGACACCCTCGAAGCCCACACGGCGACCGGCACGATGATGACGATGGTCTCGAACCGGCTCTCCCACTGCTTCGACTTCCGGGGCCCCAGCCTCTCCATCGACTCCGCGTGCAGTTCCTCCCTGGTCGCCGTCCACCTCGCCTGCCAGAGCCTGCGCCGCGGCGAGAGCTCGCTGGCCCTGGCCGGCGGCACCCTGCTGCACCTGACTCCGCAGTACACGATCGCCGAGACCAAGGGCGGCTTCCTGTCGCCGGAGGGCCGTTCCCGGACGTTCGACGCGAAGGCGGACGGCTACGTCCGGGCCGAGGGGGTCGGCATCGTCGTCCTCAAACTCCTCGCCGACGCGGTACGCGACGGTGACCCGATCCACGCCGTGATCACGGAGACCGGCGTCAACCAGGACGGACGCACCAACGGCATCACCGTCCCCCGGGCCGAGGCCCAGACCGCGCTCATCGAGCAGGTCTGCGCCCGGGCCGGCATCACCCCGGGCAGCCTGCAATACGTCGAGGCGCACGGCACGTCCACCGCGGTGGGCGACCCGATCGAGGCGAACGCGCTGGCCGGCGCCCTCGCCATCGGCCGCAAGCCCGGCGCCGCCTGCTACATCGGATCGGTCAAGACCAACATCGGGCACACCGAGTCCGCCGCGGGGATCGCCGGCCTGATCAAGACCGCGCTCAGCATCGAGCACCGGCTGATCCCGCCGCACATCAACCTGGAGCGGATCAACCCCGCGATCGACCTGGAAGCCGCGCCCTACGGGATCCCGGACCGGCTCACCCCCTGGCCCGCGCACGAGGGACCGGCCCGCGCGGGGGTGAATTCCTTCGGCTTCGGCGGCACCAACGCGCACGTCCTGCTCGAAGCGGCTCCCGGTCCGGCTCCGGCCCCGGTCCGCCACAGACCGTCCACCGCGGACCCCGGCCTGCCGTTCCGCGTCCTGCCGCTCAGCGCCCACGACAGCGCCGTGCTGCCCGCGCTGGCCGACACCGTGCGCGCGGAACTGGCGGAGCCGGCCGACCCGCACGCGGGCCCGGTGCCGCTCACCGACCTCGCGCACTCCCTCGCCCACCACAGGCAGCACCACGACGCCCGGCTGGCCGCGGTGTACGCGTCACCTCACGACCTGGACGAGGCGCTGGCGGCGTACGCCCGGGGCGAAGCGCACCCGCGTGTCCTGGCCGGCAGACGCCACGAGGCACCGCACGACGCACCCGCCTGGGTGTTCACCGGCATGGGACCGCAGTGGTGGGCCATGGGCCGCGAGTTGTTCGCGGCGGCGCCCGCCTACCGGGAGGCCGTCGAGGCCGTCGACCGCGAGATCACCGCACAGGCCGGCTGGTCGCTGATCGCCGAGCTGAACGCCGACGAGGACGCGTCCCACATGGCGCAGACCTGGCTGGCCCAGCCGGCCAACTTCGCCGTGCAGACCGGACTCGCCGCCCTCTGGCGCGCCCACGGGGTCCACCCCTCGGCCGTGGTCGGCCACAGCACGGGCGAGGTCGCCGCTTTCCACGAGGCCGGCGTGTACGACCTCCCGGACGCCGTACGGATCGTGCTGCACCGCAGCCGGCTCCAGCACCGGGCCACGGGCGCCGGCACCATGCTCGCGGTCGGTCTGCCGGAGCAGGAGGCCACCCGCCGTGCGGCGGCCTTCGGCGGCCGGGTGTCCGTCGCGGCGGTCAACAGTCCGGAGGCACTCACGGTGGCCGGGGACGAGGCGAGCCTGACCGCGTACGCCGAAGCGCTGCGCGCCGACGGCGTGTTCGCCAAGTTCCTCGATGTCCGCGTGCCCTACCACAGCGCAGCCATGGACGACCTGAAGGCCGATCTGCTGGCGGAGCTGGCCGGGATCACCCCCCGTCCCGCCCGGCTGCCCCTCTACCTCACCGCCAGGGAGGGGCGGGCCGAGGGACCCGAACTCGACGCGCGCTACTGGTGGAACAACGTCCGCGACACCGTCCGCTTCCGCTCGGCGATCGACGCCATGCTCGACGACGGGCACCGCACCTTCCTGGAGATCGGCCCCCACCCGGTGCTCGGACGCTCCATCAAGGAGTGCTTCGCCGCCCGCGACGGCGTGTCCGGGGCCGGGGCCGCGGCGCCGGCGCCGGTCCCGGGCGGGCACCAGCCCGTGACCACGCTGCCCTCGATCCGCCGGTCCGAGGACGAGCTCCTGTGCTTCACCACCTCCCTCGCCGCGCTGTACACCGTCGGCTGCGCCGTCGACTGGGACGTGCTGCACCCGCGGGGACGCCGGGTGCCGCTGCCGCGCTATCCGTGGAAGCGGGACCGGTACTGGACCGAACCCGCCTCCGTGGCGCAGATCCGGCTGGGCCACGTCGACCATCCGCTGCTCGGCCGGCGCCTCGCCACCGCGGAGCCCGCGTGGGAGGTGGCGCTCGACGTCGAGACCACGCCCTATCTCGCCGACCACCGGATCCAGGGCCGGACGCTGTTTCCCGCGGCCGGGTATGTCGAGATGGCCTACCAGGCGCTCCACGCGCTGACCGGCGGGACGGACGCCGGGCTGGGCGGCATCGAACTGCGCAAGGCCCTCTTCCTGCCCGACGACGCCCCGCGCCGCGTGCAGTTGTCGCTGTCCGCGGAGTCCTCCTCCTTCACCGTGGCGAGCGGCGGCGACGCCTCCGCGGTCCACGCCCGCGGCACGGTACGCAGCGGAAGTCCGGCCGCACGCGTCCCCGCGCTGGACCGGGAGGCGATCACGGCGCGCGGCGGGCAGCCCCTGTCCGCCACCGCCTGCTACGACCTGCTGAGCGCCCTCGGCTACGACTACGGCCCCGCCTTCCAGGGCATCGCGGAGGTCTGGCGGGCGCCGGGCGAGGCACTGGCACTGATCAGGCCGCCCGCGAGCGCCGGTGAGGGAGCGGCGGGCCACCACGTGCACCCGGTTCTGCTCGACTCCTGCTTCCAGACCCTGCTCGTCGCGGGACTCCCGGCCGCCGAC is a window of Streptomyces sp. NBC_01477 DNA encoding:
- a CDS encoding Xaa-Pro dipeptidyl-peptidase yields the protein MSVAAAILAALVLVLLAPAGAHAGPAPRDTGSQPVDSYANAVRQSVWVTTGLDGDRDGKPDRVAVDIVRPSEPAAAGQKVPVIMDASPYYSCCGRGNESQLKTYDKSGNPVGFPLYYDNYFVPRGYAVVLVDLTGTDRSDGCVDVGGPSDIASAKAVIDWLNGRTTGYSTRTGSTTAAASWANGSVGMIGKSWDGTIANGVAATGVDGLRTVVDISGISSWYDYYFAQGAALYDGGPDALASEVESSAARSRCSAEQQALRTGAPRNGDWTSAWQQRDYYADASKVKASVFVAQGAQDLNVRTKNFGQWWDALAANGVPRKIWLSQTGHVDPFDYRRSAWVDTLHQWFDYYLMGVDNGVQNQPMADIERTPDHWTTDQAWPPSGTAATRLGLLPGTANGLGTLSAAAPPASGTERYTDNPAQSEDTWAAQADQATAAKVSFTTGVLTGDLRLSGGGTVTLTTTPSTTSAHLSAVLVDLGPATIRDYEAAGEGITTQSTRSCWGDSTSGDSACYLDTAADTETVQQTVFSRGWADLGHYDPALHGVALTAGKPYTITLQLASSDHVVPAGHRLALIVAGTDNGLIVAPSTKPAITIDLSRSSANLPLVGGLPALAHALRGGSDSPRAAGGPATAAPAGGPAAALPASQAARLR
- a CDS encoding sterol desaturase family protein gives rise to the protein MPRLTVEHVLAVSVQPVLLLAVASVFALTEWRGWELGTATFLFQFAVLGFLAALEFLIPYDLSWRPTRREWGYYGVYYVLTATAGALGQTVVLLAVAAIATAHPVLPLWGEIPVALLTGSLASYAVHRAGHSVPWLWKLHGVHHVPAKVNVANNGVNHVADVFISQGFVQLTLAFLGFSERAVFGVGLFVIAQGYFVHANIRVSLGPLNHVLVGPEQHRLHHSTDLSEAGHYGSDLSLWDRVFGTFTWRPGREPVAVGLTDPRSFPASGRILTTLVHPWRRSLG